From the Exiguobacterium aurantiacum genome, one window contains:
- a CDS encoding NAD(P)/FAD-dependent oxidoreductase, with protein sequence MIKDVIVIGGGPSGLMATYAAAKAGANTLLIDKGSKLGRKLAISGGGRCNVTNRKPVDELIQFIPGNGRFLYSALAQFDNQSIIDLFTGFGIPLKEEDNGRMFPVTDKAQDVVNTLLGAIDQLGVEIRKNAKVKTLHFNEANEFEAVELEDGERIEAGACVIAVGGQSVPHTGSTGDGYPWAEKAGHTITELFPTEVPILLNDAFIGTKQLQGLSLRDVALTVHGKKGKPIKTHRGDMIFTHFGISGPIALRCSQYTIKERKRSKERVVALSLDLFPDMARDELYQALWNQVQEQPKRAVKNVWKGFIPERMLDLLLADLAFGEEDASQLKKQSVIDFATRLKTFELHATGTLDFDKAFVTGGGVSVKEIAPQTMMSKKADGLFFAGEVLDIHGYTGGYNITAAFTTGHCAGSHAAEFAVRTTV encoded by the coding sequence ATGATAAAAGATGTCATCGTCATCGGAGGAGGCCCAAGCGGCCTGATGGCGACCTACGCCGCCGCCAAAGCCGGAGCAAACACGCTCCTGATTGATAAAGGTTCGAAGCTCGGACGCAAGCTCGCCATCTCTGGCGGCGGACGCTGCAATGTGACGAACCGCAAGCCCGTCGACGAACTGATTCAGTTCATCCCGGGGAACGGACGCTTCTTGTATAGCGCCCTCGCCCAGTTCGACAACCAGTCGATTATCGACTTGTTCACCGGATTCGGCATCCCGTTAAAAGAAGAAGACAACGGCCGGATGTTCCCGGTGACGGATAAAGCGCAAGACGTCGTCAACACGCTCCTCGGCGCCATCGACCAACTCGGTGTCGAGATTCGTAAGAACGCGAAAGTGAAGACGCTCCATTTTAATGAAGCAAACGAGTTCGAAGCGGTCGAACTCGAGGACGGCGAACGCATCGAGGCCGGCGCCTGCGTCATCGCTGTCGGCGGTCAATCCGTCCCCCACACCGGTTCAACCGGCGATGGATATCCATGGGCCGAGAAAGCCGGACACACGATCACCGAGCTGTTCCCGACCGAAGTGCCGATCTTGTTGAACGACGCGTTCATCGGCACGAAACAACTACAAGGGCTGTCGCTACGTGACGTCGCCCTCACCGTCCACGGCAAAAAAGGCAAGCCGATCAAGACGCATCGCGGTGATATGATTTTCACGCATTTCGGTATCTCAGGCCCGATCGCGCTCCGGTGCAGCCAGTACACAATCAAAGAGCGCAAACGGAGCAAAGAGCGCGTCGTTGCCCTCTCGCTCGACTTGTTCCCGGACATGGCACGTGACGAGCTGTATCAAGCGCTGTGGAACCAAGTGCAAGAACAACCGAAACGGGCCGTCAAGAACGTCTGGAAAGGGTTCATCCCGGAACGGATGCTCGATCTCTTGTTGGCCGACCTCGCTTTCGGTGAGGAAGACGCGAGCCAGTTGAAGAAGCAATCGGTCATCGATTTTGCGACGCGACTGAAGACGTTTGAGTTGCACGCGACTGGGACACTCGACTTCGATAAGGCATTCGTCACGGGTGGCGGCGTCTCCGTCAAAGAGATCGCTCCGCAGACGATGATGTCGAAGAAGGCGGACGGCCTGTTCTTCGCTGGCGAAGTGCTCGATATCCACGGCTATACAGGTGGTTATAACATCACGGCCGCTTTCACGACCGGGCACTGTGCCGGGTCGCACGCTGCTGAATTTGCCGTACGTACGACCGTATAA
- a CDS encoding putative polysaccharide biosynthesis protein: protein MSSSVKQDSGRESFVKGTLLLSAGNLISRALGLLYTFPFQAMVGIAGVTLYQAAYTYYALMIAISTAGIPVAVSKFIAKYNALGEYGTSQRLFRQGMKLMLVTGVVAFLLLFFSAPWLSELMVRNSENNQQYIDSLTLVTRSVSFALLLIPAMSMVRGYFQGHQDMAPTAISQVIEQIVRIMFLLSGTMLVLFVFSDSALIRPLADSLGGTAAVATTELNGLKVLAVTIATFSAFIGAIGSIVVLAMYWRKRKDIHRQTENPAGTPVRSMKSLLLELLSYSIPIVMVGLSTPLYQFVDQLTMVNTLLNSGKSVAEATSAFGFLTGNAHKIVLIPVSIAASVSMATIPLVTKSFTHGDMNKVRNQVNHIFQVSFFVTIPAVIGLVALSEPLFGTLFPGDREGWVYLLHYAPSAFFLAYYSVAAAILQGINRQYFTIFATAMGLLTKAALNVPFVYALGGIGAGYATIAGYIVAIILMVWKIQRTLQFPYKQLLRRTMLMFAMGGAMFIAVYGSLFVTLQDEPSWGNDILATIVGFGIGLVVYGYLGWRSHLAGKLLGKRFQYRRKA from the coding sequence ATGTCATCAAGCGTCAAACAAGATTCAGGACGGGAGTCCTTCGTCAAAGGCACGCTGCTCTTATCAGCCGGAAATTTGATCTCGCGTGCGCTCGGACTGCTCTATACGTTCCCGTTCCAAGCGATGGTCGGGATTGCCGGCGTCACGCTCTATCAGGCGGCGTACACGTATTATGCGCTCATGATCGCCATTTCGACGGCGGGGATTCCTGTCGCCGTCTCGAAATTTATTGCCAAGTACAACGCGCTCGGTGAATATGGCACGAGTCAGCGCTTATTCCGTCAAGGGATGAAGCTGATGCTCGTGACCGGAGTCGTCGCTTTTTTATTACTGTTTTTCTCAGCCCCATGGTTGTCGGAACTCATGGTCCGCAACTCGGAGAACAATCAGCAGTATATCGACTCGCTGACGCTCGTCACGCGTAGCGTCAGTTTCGCACTTCTGCTCATCCCCGCGATGAGCATGGTGCGCGGCTATTTCCAAGGGCATCAAGATATGGCCCCGACGGCCATTTCGCAAGTCATCGAACAGATTGTCCGTATCATGTTCCTGCTCAGCGGGACGATGCTCGTCTTGTTCGTCTTCTCGGACTCGGCACTCATTCGTCCGCTCGCCGACTCGCTCGGTGGGACGGCGGCCGTCGCGACGACCGAATTGAACGGGTTGAAGGTGCTCGCCGTCACGATCGCGACGTTCAGCGCCTTTATCGGGGCGATCGGCAGTATCGTCGTCCTCGCCATGTACTGGCGCAAGCGCAAAGACATCCACCGCCAGACGGAAAATCCAGCTGGCACACCGGTCCGCTCGATGAAATCGCTCTTACTCGAGTTGCTCAGCTACTCGATCCCAATCGTCATGGTCGGTCTGTCGACGCCGCTCTACCAGTTCGTCGATCAATTGACGATGGTCAACACGTTGCTCAACTCGGGCAAGTCGGTCGCTGAAGCGACGTCCGCGTTTGGTTTCTTGACCGGGAACGCCCATAAGATCGTCTTGATTCCGGTCTCGATCGCGGCAAGTGTGTCGATGGCGACAATCCCGCTCGTCACGAAATCGTTCACGCACGGCGATATGAACAAAGTCCGCAATCAAGTGAACCACATCTTCCAAGTGTCGTTCTTTGTCACGATTCCGGCTGTCATCGGGTTGGTCGCCCTCTCCGAGCCGTTGTTCGGGACGCTGTTCCCAGGTGACCGGGAAGGGTGGGTCTACTTGCTCCACTATGCGCCGAGTGCGTTCTTCCTCGCCTATTACTCGGTGGCAGCGGCCATCCTGCAAGGGATCAATCGTCAATATTTCACCATCTTTGCGACAGCGATGGGGTTATTGACGAAAGCCGCGCTCAACGTGCCGTTCGTCTATGCCCTCGGCGGCATCGGCGCCGGTTACGCGACGATCGCTGGTTATATCGTCGCCATCATTCTCATGGTATGGAAAATTCAACGGACGCTACAATTCCCGTATAAGCAATTGTTGCGCCGGACGATGCTCATGTTCGCCATGGGTGGGGCGATGTTTATCGCCGTGTATGGTTCGCTGTTCGTCACGCTTCAGGATGAACCGAGCTGGGGGAACGATATCTTAGCTACGATCGTCGGTTTCGGAATCGGCCTCGTCGTATACGGCTATCTCGGTTGGAGAAGTCATTTGGCCGGAAAACTACTAGGGAAACGATTCCAGTATCGGAGGAAAGCATAA
- a CDS encoding pseudouridine synthase → MRIDKLLANMGYGSRKDVKILLKQGAVRIDDQPVKDAKRQINLETERVTVHGEVVEYKPFVYLMMNKPVGVISATEDKVESTVIDLIDPSYAHYELFPVGRLDKDTTGLLLLTNDGAFNHALMSPRKHVDKVYIAEVDGEMTSDDVRRFAEGVELEDGYTTKPARLELLSKGRRSTIRLTLSEGKYHQVKRMVAAVGKHVERLERVQIGSLELDPTLEPGAYRELTEAEVDLFLM, encoded by the coding sequence ATGCGAATTGATAAATTATTGGCGAACATGGGATACGGTTCGCGCAAAGACGTTAAAATTTTATTGAAACAAGGTGCCGTCCGCATCGATGACCAACCCGTCAAAGATGCGAAACGACAAATCAACTTGGAGACGGAACGTGTGACCGTGCACGGGGAAGTCGTCGAATACAAACCGTTCGTCTATTTGATGATGAACAAGCCAGTCGGCGTCATCAGTGCGACCGAAGATAAAGTCGAGTCGACGGTCATCGATTTGATCGACCCGTCCTATGCCCATTATGAGCTGTTCCCGGTCGGACGTCTCGACAAGGACACGACCGGTCTGTTGCTCCTCACGAACGATGGAGCGTTCAATCATGCGCTCATGTCTCCTCGTAAACACGTCGACAAAGTGTATATCGCGGAAGTCGACGGGGAGATGACGTCAGATGACGTCCGTCGTTTTGCCGAAGGCGTCGAACTCGAGGACGGCTACACGACGAAGCCGGCACGACTTGAACTGCTGAGCAAAGGTCGTCGTTCGACGATTCGTTTGACGCTCTCGGAAGGGAAATACCATCAAGTGAAACGGATGGTCGCCGCGGTCGGGAAACATGTGGAGCGACTCGAACGCGTCCAAATCGGCTCCCTCGAGCTCGACCCGACACTCGAACCAGGCGCATACCGCGAGTTGACGGAAGCAGAGGTCGACTTGTTCCTGATGTGA
- a CDS encoding DeoR family transcriptional regulator, with protein MKGSTDRMLTRIKSIYLFINERECVTTSELVEEFGITSRTVQRDLNVLEYNNLVESPSRGTWTSSKRSLKTAN; from the coding sequence ATGAAAGGTTCAACAGATCGTATGCTAACCCGCATCAAGTCCATTTATTTGTTCATTAACGAAAGGGAATGCGTCACCACTTCAGAACTAGTAGAGGAGTTCGGGATCACGTCACGCACCGTACAGCGTGATTTGAACGTGCTTGAATACAACAATCTGGTTGAAAGTCCGAGTCGGGGCACGTGGACGTCATCGAAACGTTCGCTCAAGACGGCAAATTAA
- the pepV gene encoding dipeptidase PepV encodes MNWRQEVDARTDAFLEDLKGLLQIPSVLDEAKAGPNEPFGPEVRRALDYMFALGERDGFVTKDVGGYAGHLEYGSGEEIVGILCHLDVVPAGDGWTYGAFNPTIADGKLFARGSNDDKGPTMAAYYGLRIVKELGLPLSKRVRLIAGCDEESEWRCVREYFKQEAMPTYGFAPDADFPIINAEKGLYDGVLKQLPIQRVPGSKYHLVSFVSGERPNMVPDFATAVLKTDDVLEEKFEAYLEKYEADGTCTWDAGTYTFTMKGVAAHAMEPDNGVNAAYVLAGFLLALPLDIQGERYIEFIRHVFADSRGISLGIEATDETGDLTINGGVFRYEGDERTATVNIRYPYTAKFEERLQNLKEIALSFGFELSTRHHMPPHHVAEDHPLVTTLAGVYERQTGESADLMAIGGGTYARSLEAGVAFGALFPGAKDVAHQVDEYMEIEDLLRAAAIYAEAIYELAK; translated from the coding sequence ATGAATTGGAGACAAGAAGTCGACGCACGAACAGACGCGTTTTTAGAAGATTTAAAAGGGTTGTTACAAATCCCGAGCGTCCTTGATGAAGCTAAGGCCGGACCGAACGAGCCGTTTGGTCCGGAAGTCCGTCGTGCCCTCGATTATATGTTTGCCCTCGGAGAACGAGACGGTTTCGTGACGAAAGATGTCGGCGGTTACGCCGGACATTTGGAGTACGGGTCAGGCGAAGAGATCGTCGGGATTCTCTGCCACTTAGATGTCGTGCCGGCTGGAGACGGATGGACGTATGGGGCGTTCAATCCGACGATTGCGGACGGCAAGCTGTTCGCTCGTGGTAGTAATGACGACAAGGGACCGACGATGGCCGCTTATTACGGCTTGCGCATCGTGAAAGAACTCGGCTTGCCGCTATCGAAACGGGTCCGTCTCATCGCAGGTTGCGACGAAGAGAGCGAATGGCGTTGTGTCCGTGAATACTTCAAACAAGAAGCGATGCCGACCTACGGGTTTGCGCCGGACGCCGATTTCCCGATTATCAATGCAGAGAAAGGCTTATACGATGGTGTCCTGAAACAGCTCCCGATTCAGCGGGTACCAGGATCGAAATATCACTTGGTCTCGTTCGTGAGCGGGGAACGCCCGAACATGGTCCCTGATTTTGCGACGGCAGTGCTCAAGACAGACGACGTGCTCGAAGAAAAATTTGAAGCGTATCTCGAAAAATATGAGGCGGACGGGACATGCACCTGGGACGCGGGGACGTATACGTTCACGATGAAAGGTGTCGCCGCGCACGCGATGGAGCCGGATAACGGTGTCAACGCGGCCTACGTGCTCGCTGGCTTCTTACTCGCGCTTCCGCTCGACATTCAAGGGGAGCGCTACATCGAGTTCATCCGCCACGTCTTCGCTGATTCGCGTGGTATCTCGCTCGGGATTGAAGCGACCGATGAGACCGGGGACTTGACGATCAATGGCGGCGTGTTCCGCTATGAAGGCGATGAGCGAACGGCGACGGTCAATATCCGGTACCCGTACACTGCGAAATTTGAAGAGCGATTACAAAACTTGAAAGAAATCGCTTTGTCCTTCGGGTTCGAACTGTCGACGCGTCATCATATGCCGCCACACCACGTGGCCGAAGATCATCCGCTCGTGACCACGCTAGCGGGCGTCTATGAACGCCAGACGGGTGAGTCGGCGGACTTGATGGCCATCGGCGGAGGGACGTATGCCCGTTCGCTCGAGGCTGGTGTCGCTTTCGGGGCGTTGTTCCCTGGAGCGAAAGACGTTGCTCACCAAGTCGATGAATATATGGAAATTGAAGATTTGCTTCGCGCAGCCGCCATCTATGCGGAAGCGATTTATGAGCTCGCTAAATAA
- a CDS encoding MFS transporter yields MNQQKVSFQSIYVAIFFAQGALIPYMALFFSQARFDLSPGQVGTIVAIMPILSIGVQPLWGMLADRTGRVRAWLILAMLGAAALSLTFLFATSYIWIVLLMVAWSVFQCAHIPLVDMMTLEYTARAKIDYGAIRLFGSAGFAIAVFVMGRISDTTWGLASTFLLSAIVLTVGTLFVRRVSEQEPKQTVTSAPFQWSAVWNGPFIAFLIGGMLVFGPIYANNYYFGIYVTSIGGSTTLVGTLFLVAVLCEIPFMKVAYQIVERLGTVNVLAGAALISALRNGWLALEPPIWVVWILAIVQGLVVGLLIPVALQFVRSLVSRNVVSTAIGVYMAVTSGLATAGFNLLSGFIIEYNSIIGVFWMYTLVSVVGAVLFFGLRRFRVKG; encoded by the coding sequence GTGAACCAACAAAAAGTATCGTTTCAATCGATTTATGTCGCTATCTTCTTTGCCCAAGGTGCCCTTATTCCTTACATGGCACTCTTCTTCTCGCAAGCACGCTTTGACTTGTCTCCGGGTCAGGTCGGGACGATTGTCGCCATCATGCCGATTCTCTCGATCGGGGTCCAGCCGCTTTGGGGCATGCTCGCCGACCGGACCGGGCGCGTCCGGGCTTGGCTCATCCTCGCGATGCTTGGGGCCGCCGCATTGTCGCTCACGTTTTTGTTCGCAACATCATATATATGGATCGTCTTGTTAATGGTCGCCTGGTCAGTCTTCCAATGTGCCCACATCCCGCTCGTCGACATGATGACGCTCGAGTATACAGCGCGGGCAAAAATCGACTACGGGGCCATCCGCCTGTTCGGTTCGGCCGGGTTCGCGATTGCGGTATTCGTGATGGGTCGCATCTCAGACACAACGTGGGGACTAGCAAGTACATTCTTGCTCAGTGCAATCGTCTTAACGGTCGGTACGTTGTTCGTGCGGAGGGTATCTGAACAAGAGCCGAAACAGACGGTCACATCGGCACCGTTTCAATGGTCGGCCGTATGGAACGGGCCGTTCATCGCTTTTTTGATTGGAGGCATGCTCGTCTTCGGACCAATTTATGCGAACAATTATTACTTCGGGATCTATGTGACGAGTATCGGCGGCTCGACGACACTCGTCGGGACCTTGTTCCTCGTTGCCGTATTATGCGAGATTCCGTTCATGAAAGTGGCGTATCAAATCGTCGAACGGCTCGGGACAGTCAACGTCCTTGCGGGTGCGGCTTTGATTTCAGCGCTTCGCAACGGTTGGTTGGCGCTCGAGCCCCCGATTTGGGTCGTCTGGATCCTTGCCATCGTCCAAGGGCTCGTCGTCGGGTTACTGATCCCGGTCGCGCTTCAGTTCGTCCGTAGCCTCGTCAGTCGGAATGTCGTCTCGACGGCAATCGGAGTCTATATGGCGGTCACGTCTGGGTTGGCGACGGCCGGTTTCAACTTGCTCAGTGGATTTATTATTGAATATAACAGCATCATCGGTGTATTTTGGATGTACACATTGGTCAGTGTCGTAGGAGCGGTCCTCTTCTTTGGACTGAGACGGTTTCGTGTGAAAGGGTGA
- the thpR gene encoding RNA 2',3'-cyclic phosphodiesterase, with product MSTHYFLALPIEDAQFERVQRDILPYYSYRRTYRPEEFHLTLQFLGALDDDEVEAVKEIARDVTAVTAPFSLTFKQIDHFGRPDRPRVLTIVPDSSVELTTLTGTLRRKLSEEIASLDRKPFVPHVTLAKKWDTGTRIPYIPSAFKIEESIEAIILYRINPKHTPAYEAVEVFPLQRSEEDTWRSRLKFLT from the coding sequence ATGTCGACGCACTATTTTTTGGCACTCCCAATCGAGGACGCACAGTTCGAACGCGTTCAACGGGACATCTTGCCTTACTATTCGTATCGCCGGACGTATCGCCCGGAAGAATTCCATCTGACGCTTCAGTTTCTCGGTGCGTTGGACGATGATGAAGTCGAGGCGGTAAAAGAAATCGCCCGTGACGTGACAGCAGTGACGGCTCCGTTTTCACTGACGTTCAAACAAATCGATCACTTCGGGAGACCAGATCGTCCTCGTGTGCTAACGATTGTCCCGGACTCGTCCGTAGAGTTGACGACACTTACCGGGACGCTTCGGCGCAAGTTATCCGAGGAGATCGCGTCACTTGACCGAAAACCATTCGTCCCGCACGTCACGCTCGCGAAAAAGTGGGATACTGGAACGAGAATTCCATACATCCCTTCGGCGTTCAAGATCGAAGAATCGATCGAAGCCATCATTCTTTATCGAATCAATCCGAAGCACACCCCTGCCTATGAGGCAGTTGAAGTATTTCCGTTACAGCGGTCAGAGGAGGACACATGGCGATCCCGATTAAAATTTTTGACGTGA
- a CDS encoding NERD domain-containing protein — protein MAIPIKIFDVTSKYERNMLDQFNRFQEYVESDVARMRRLHESNRLNPPEIMEFENPWWKFWRRTERIELEPTPLSEAQFQTLLTTRRHIQKLQFACEGATEADMPFLPFLREYGYRKMVVEWNDQHFFMYRPVVEWNGATVELSHLIIGPSHLYLVEWLDGDRSIYHVSKQKTWIHQPLKGENKRVVNPLIALTRTEEIIRQFLPSYDGVIQKVTVAPEGYFDHVPETRSTQFISRSDYEQWLKQVNTRAPIVKAQQIRDVAKLLDATAQMPFRQFLDQ, from the coding sequence ATGGCGATCCCGATTAAAATTTTTGACGTGACATCTAAATATGAACGAAACATGCTCGACCAGTTCAATCGCTTCCAAGAATACGTCGAGTCCGATGTTGCCCGTATGCGCCGCCTGCACGAGTCCAATCGACTGAACCCGCCCGAAATCATGGAGTTTGAGAACCCATGGTGGAAATTTTGGCGTCGTACGGAACGCATCGAACTCGAACCGACACCGCTCTCAGAGGCACAGTTCCAGACGCTTCTCACGACCCGGCGTCACATTCAAAAGTTGCAGTTCGCGTGTGAAGGGGCGACCGAGGCGGATATGCCGTTCTTGCCGTTCCTTCGAGAGTACGGTTATCGCAAGATGGTGGTCGAATGGAACGACCAACACTTCTTCATGTATCGTCCGGTTGTGGAATGGAACGGGGCGACGGTCGAACTGAGCCATCTCATTATCGGACCGTCACATTTGTATTTGGTCGAATGGCTTGACGGGGACCGGAGCATCTATCACGTTTCAAAGCAGAAGACTTGGATTCATCAACCGCTCAAAGGGGAAAATAAACGTGTAGTCAATCCGCTCATTGCATTGACGCGCACTGAAGAAATCATTCGACAGTTTCTTCCGTCCTATGACGGGGTCATCCAAAAAGTGACGGTGGCTCCAGAAGGCTATTTCGATCACGTGCCCGAGACACGGTCGACACAGTTCATTTCACGCTCTGATTATGAGCAGTGGTTGAAACAAGTGAATACGAGGGCGCCAATCGTCAAAGCCCAACAAATTCGAGATGTGGCGAAACTACTAGATGCGACAGCCCAGATGCCGTTTCGACAATTTTTGGACCAGTAG
- the pulA gene encoding type I pullulanase, which translates to MHHTPEQQTTSHVTIERASLLSFETIRLEVIAEYESVPVHIEQNGRPVDYVVLNEWTTETGTIERDIRLARPVKLEAVYTVFHPGHKTIVVVPREIVHTDEFERRYAYDGPLGLAFSEHSIEAFVWSPVAFSIWLVIHDSTTHREIERFRMSREGRGVWHADVPRFYEGHYYRLYVKTPVETNEVVDPYAKAVSLNGEFGVLIDVEAHVAAHVAPTERPPLRKATDAVIYELNIRDFTSHPSSMSQMRGLYGSIVETGLKTRAENSAGFDYLKELGVTHLQLLPVHDFGSVDEATRMPYNWGYDPIHWFGLEGSYASDPDEPLSRILEYAHMVDELHHHGMRVVVDVVMNHIFIREQSSLEALVPYYYFRYEHDGTVANGTGVGNDTASERYMMRRMIVDCVTFFAETYHVDGFRFDLMGIHDVETMNQVRASLDKIDRSILIYGEGWDLATPLSPSLKASSHNAAFMPRIGHFNDMMRDALKGSTFNDRERGFVSGNEWREWELRECITGAVQIPNVTVGRFPSPQYTINYVEAHDNYTTYDKLLLSCEDMDEAARLRMQRFATAIVITSQGVPFLHAGQEFGRTKQGVENSYNAPDRINHFDWDLRDERQHEVEFVKTLLKLRRRHTCFRYDTRQKVVEQFKFLPSPPGVIAYELTASHSYDAWQRVRVYLNGTFGDVTFHAEGDWNVYVQGETASLVPIERNPSEIQVESLSMTIIAC; encoded by the coding sequence ATGCATCACACACCAGAGCAGCAAACGACGTCACATGTGACGATTGAACGGGCTTCTTTGCTCTCGTTCGAGACGATTCGACTGGAAGTCATCGCCGAATATGAATCCGTTCCGGTACACATCGAACAGAACGGTCGACCGGTCGACTACGTGGTGCTCAATGAATGGACGACAGAGACCGGAACGATCGAGCGAGATATCCGATTGGCGCGACCGGTCAAGTTGGAAGCAGTATATACCGTTTTTCACCCTGGTCATAAGACGATTGTCGTCGTGCCCCGTGAGATTGTGCATACGGATGAGTTCGAACGCCGTTACGCCTATGATGGACCGCTCGGCCTCGCTTTTTCTGAGCATTCGATTGAGGCATTCGTCTGGTCGCCTGTCGCCTTCTCGATTTGGCTCGTCATCCACGATTCGACGACGCATCGCGAAATCGAGCGGTTCCGCATGTCGCGAGAAGGCCGCGGCGTCTGGCATGCCGACGTGCCTCGGTTTTACGAAGGGCATTATTATCGACTGTACGTCAAGACGCCGGTCGAAACGAACGAGGTCGTCGATCCTTACGCGAAAGCCGTCAGCCTGAATGGCGAATTTGGCGTATTGATCGATGTCGAGGCGCACGTTGCCGCGCACGTCGCGCCAACGGAACGCCCGCCGCTTCGGAAAGCGACCGATGCGGTCATTTATGAACTGAACATCCGGGACTTCACGAGCCACCCATCCTCGATGAGTCAGATGCGAGGCTTGTATGGTAGCATCGTCGAGACCGGGTTGAAAACGAGGGCCGAGAATAGTGCCGGCTTCGACTATTTGAAAGAACTCGGGGTCACCCATCTGCAACTGTTACCGGTCCATGATTTCGGCAGTGTCGATGAAGCGACCCGGATGCCCTACAATTGGGGATACGACCCGATTCATTGGTTCGGACTAGAGGGAAGTTACGCCTCGGATCCAGACGAGCCGTTGTCGAGAATTCTGGAATATGCCCATATGGTCGATGAACTGCATCATCACGGCATGCGGGTCGTCGTTGATGTCGTCATGAACCATATCTTCATCCGTGAGCAATCGTCGCTCGAGGCACTCGTCCCATATTATTACTTCCGCTACGAACATGACGGGACGGTCGCGAACGGCACCGGGGTTGGGAATGACACGGCTTCGGAACGGTATATGATGCGGCGGATGATCGTTGATTGTGTGACGTTCTTTGCCGAAACATATCATGTTGACGGCTTTCGTTTCGATTTGATGGGCATCCATGACGTCGAGACGATGAATCAAGTCCGGGCTTCGCTCGATAAGATCGATCGTTCGATTTTGATTTATGGGGAAGGGTGGGATTTGGCGACACCGCTCAGTCCATCGCTGAAAGCCTCGTCGCATAACGCCGCCTTCATGCCCCGAATCGGTCACTTCAATGACATGATGCGGGACGCGTTAAAAGGATCGACGTTTAATGACCGCGAGCGCGGTTTTGTCTCCGGTAACGAATGGCGGGAATGGGAGCTTCGAGAGTGCATCACGGGAGCGGTTCAAATTCCGAACGTCACCGTCGGACGGTTTCCGAGCCCGCAATACACGATCAATTATGTCGAGGCGCATGACAATTACACGACGTACGATAAATTACTGTTATCGTGTGAAGACATGGACGAGGCGGCGCGGTTACGAATGCAACGGTTCGCCACGGCCATCGTCATCACGTCGCAAGGTGTCCCGTTCCTCCATGCCGGCCAAGAGTTCGGTCGGACGAAACAAGGTGTCGAGAACAGTTACAACGCACCGGACCGAATCAATCATTTCGATTGGGATTTACGGGACGAGCGACAGCATGAAGTCGAATTCGTGAAGACGTTGCTGAAATTGCGACGCCGACACACGTGCTTCCGCTACGATACCCGACAGAAAGTCGTGGAACAATTCAAGTTCCTTCCGTCACCCCCAGGCGTGATCGCCTATGAGTTGACCGCAAGCCATTCTTATGACGCCTGGCAACGCGTCCGCGTCTATTTGAATGGAACGTTCGGTGACGTGACGTTTCACGCCGAAGGGGACTGGAACGTCTATGTCCAGGGGGAAACGGCGAGCCTTGTCCCGATCGAACGAAATCCGAGCGAGATTCAAGTCGAGTCGTTGTCAATGACGATTATCGCGTGTTAA
- a CDS encoding phosphotransferase: MNMYSDIIGALGEEWTVASAGGITGEAYVATTRQQKIFVKRNSSPFLAILSAEGIVPKLLWTKRMFNGDVLSAQQFIEGRELSPTDMKRSDVAAQLGKIHHSKELLFMLQQLNHTPVTSTLLLRQCAAYEQDEADVTIDEAVDWLTVHQPVDDERELVVCHSDLNHNNWIEDGTGLLYLTDWDDAIIADRAFDLAMVVYSYVDEADWETWFSHYGIRYTSELHYRMHWYAIAQTVLTLYGEQNGIARAEGLTVLRELLDEAEERTQ, encoded by the coding sequence ATGAATATGTATTCAGATATAATCGGTGCGCTCGGTGAAGAGTGGACGGTGGCTTCCGCGGGCGGGATTACAGGCGAAGCGTACGTAGCGACGACGCGCCAACAAAAAATCTTTGTCAAACGGAACTCGTCCCCGTTTCTAGCCATTCTTTCCGCCGAAGGCATCGTCCCCAAATTGCTGTGGACGAAGCGGATGTTCAACGGCGATGTCCTCAGTGCCCAACAGTTCATCGAAGGTCGTGAGCTATCGCCAACCGATATGAAACGGTCTGATGTGGCGGCACAGCTTGGGAAGATTCATCATTCGAAAGAGCTATTATTCATGCTGCAGCAGTTGAATCATACTCCGGTCACGTCGACGTTGTTGCTTCGGCAATGTGCCGCCTATGAGCAAGACGAGGCGGACGTGACGATTGATGAAGCGGTCGATTGGTTGACCGTCCATCAACCGGTCGATGACGAACGTGAACTTGTCGTCTGCCATTCGGATCTCAACCATAACAATTGGATCGAGGACGGGACGGGTCTGTTGTATTTGACCGACTGGGATGATGCCATCATCGCCGACCGTGCCTTTGATTTGGCGATGGTCGTCTACAGTTACGTCGATGAGGCGGACTGGGAGACGTGGTTCAGCCATTACGGCATCCGTTACACGTCCGAGCTCCATTACCGGATGCACTGGTATGCGATCGCCCAGACGGTTCTCACGTTGTACGGGGAACAGAACGGCATCGCCCGAGCAGAAGGATTGACCGTGCTCCGGGAACTGCTCGATGAAGCAGAGGAACGGACACAATGA